In Gossypium hirsutum isolate 1008001.06 chromosome D06, Gossypium_hirsutum_v2.1, whole genome shotgun sequence, one genomic interval encodes:
- the LOC107900010 gene encoding uncharacterized protein has translation MGSGAAEMMFRGVFEGSISMQDCLIERRPYHRNCQCALHNLKGICSSTCSSRTTNISFPKKQTWGDCSLSLSAPKFSSPSPLLPNASFTNTLQNIDSTPVLYEAEGQHS, from the coding sequence ATGGGCAGTGGAGCAGCTGAGATGATGTTCCGGGGCGTCTTCGAAGGAAGCATTTCAATGCAAGACTGCTTGATCGAACGGAGGCCCTACCATCGTAACTGCCAATGTGCATTGCACAACCTCAAAGGGATTTGTTCATCTACTTGCAGTTCCCGGACAACCAATATATCATTCCCTAAGAAACAGACATGGGGTGATTGTTCCTTGTCTTTATCGGCTCCCAAATTCTCTTCCCCATCTCCTCTTCTTCCTAATGCCTCCTTCACCAATACCCTACAAAATATTGATTCAACTCCTGTTTTGTACGAAGCAGAAGGTCAGCACAGTTAA